A section of the Bradyrhizobium oligotrophicum S58 genome encodes:
- the clpA gene encoding ATP-dependent Clp protease ATP-binding subunit ClpA, with product MPTFSQSLEQSLHRALAIANERHHQYATLEHLLLSLIDDSDAAAVMRACSVDLDKLRGSLVNYLETEFENLVTDGSDDAKPTAGFQRVIQRAVIHVQSSGREEVTGANVLIAIFAERESHAAYFLQEQDMTRYDAVNYISHGIAKRPGVSEARPVRGVDEETETKGSEDSKKKGEALETYCVNLNKKARDGKIDPVIGRNSEINRAIQVLCRRQKNNPLFVGEAGVGKTAIAEGLAKRIVDSEVPEVLSAATVFSLDMGTLLAGTRYRGDFEERLKQVLKELEAHPNAILFIDEIHTVIGAGATSGGAMDASNLLKPALASGSIRCMGSTTYKEYRQHFEKDRALVRRFQKIDVNEPSVEDAIAILKGLKPYFEDYHRLKYTNEAIEAAVQLSSRYIHDRKLPDKAIDVIDESGAAQMLLAENKRKKTIGIKEIETTIATMARIPPKSVSKDDAEVLKHIEQTLKRVVFGQDKAIDSLSASIKLARAGLREPEKPIGCYLFSGPTGVGKTEVAKQLASTLGVELLRFDMSEYMERHTVSRLIGAPPGYVGFDQGGLLTDGVDQHPHCVVLLDEIEKAHPDLYNVLLQIMDHGRLTDHNGKQVNFRNVILIMTTNAGAADLAKQAFGFTRSKREGDDHEAINRQFAPEFRNRLDAIVSFAHLSVDVIGMVVEKFVLQLEAQLADREVTIELSEPAKAWLISHGYDEQMGARPMGRVIQEHIKKPLADEVLFGKLKGGGHVRVVLVKDESGVDEKIGFEFVEGPVMPKSEVPAARKRKPKSGGGGSKGPAPKGPLVKA from the coding sequence ATGCCGACTTTTTCCCAAAGCCTTGAACAATCCCTGCATCGCGCGCTGGCGATTGCTAACGAGCGTCACCATCAATACGCGACACTGGAACACCTCCTGCTGTCCTTGATCGACGACTCCGATGCAGCGGCCGTGATGCGCGCATGCAGCGTCGACCTCGACAAGCTGCGCGGCAGCCTCGTCAATTATCTCGAAACCGAATTCGAAAACCTGGTCACGGACGGCAGCGACGACGCCAAACCGACCGCAGGCTTCCAGCGCGTGATCCAGCGCGCCGTGATCCACGTTCAGTCGTCGGGCCGCGAAGAGGTGACCGGCGCCAACGTGCTGATCGCGATCTTCGCCGAGCGCGAGAGCCACGCCGCGTACTTCCTGCAGGAGCAGGACATGACGCGTTACGACGCGGTCAACTACATCAGCCACGGTATCGCCAAGCGGCCCGGCGTGTCCGAGGCCCGCCCCGTGCGGGGCGTCGACGAAGAGACCGAGACCAAGGGCAGTGAGGACTCCAAGAAAAAGGGTGAGGCGCTGGAAACCTATTGCGTCAATCTCAACAAGAAGGCGCGGGACGGCAAGATCGATCCGGTGATCGGCCGTAACTCCGAGATCAACCGCGCGATCCAGGTGCTGTGCCGGCGGCAGAAGAACAACCCGCTGTTCGTCGGCGAAGCCGGCGTCGGCAAGACGGCGATCGCCGAAGGCCTCGCCAAGCGGATCGTCGACAGCGAGGTTCCCGAGGTGCTGTCGGCAGCGACGGTGTTCTCGCTCGACATGGGCACCTTGCTCGCCGGCACGCGCTATCGCGGCGACTTCGAGGAGCGGCTCAAGCAGGTCCTCAAGGAGCTCGAGGCGCATCCGAACGCGATCCTTTTCATCGACGAGATCCACACCGTGATCGGTGCCGGGGCGACGTCGGGTGGCGCCATGGACGCGTCCAACCTGCTGAAGCCGGCGCTGGCCTCGGGCTCGATCCGCTGCATGGGTTCGACGACCTACAAGGAGTATCGCCAGCATTTCGAGAAGGACCGCGCGCTGGTGCGCCGGTTCCAGAAGATCGACGTCAACGAGCCGTCGGTTGAGGATGCGATCGCGATCCTGAAGGGACTGAAGCCGTATTTCGAGGATTATCACCGGCTGAAATACACCAACGAGGCCATCGAGGCAGCGGTGCAGCTGTCGTCACGCTACATCCATGACCGCAAGCTGCCGGACAAGGCGATCGACGTGATCGACGAATCCGGCGCGGCGCAGATGCTGCTGGCCGAGAACAAGCGCAAGAAGACGATCGGCATCAAGGAGATCGAAACCACGATCGCCACGATGGCGCGGATTCCGCCGAAGAGCGTGTCGAAGGACGACGCCGAGGTGCTGAAGCATATCGAGCAGACCCTGAAGCGCGTCGTGTTCGGCCAGGACAAGGCGATCGATTCGCTGTCGGCCTCGATCAAGCTGGCCCGCGCCGGCCTGCGCGAGCCGGAGAAGCCGATCGGCTGCTATCTGTTCTCGGGTCCGACCGGCGTCGGCAAGACCGAGGTTGCCAAGCAACTGGCCTCGACCCTGGGCGTCGAGCTGCTGCGCTTCGACATGTCGGAGTACATGGAGCGGCACACCGTGTCGCGCCTGATCGGTGCACCTCCCGGCTATGTCGGCTTCGACCAGGGCGGCCTGCTCACCGATGGCGTCGACCAGCATCCGCATTGCGTGGTGCTGCTGGACGAGATCGAGAAGGCGCATCCGGATCTGTACAATGTGCTGCTGCAGATCATGGATCACGGCCGGCTCACCGACCACAACGGCAAGCAGGTCAACTTCCGCAACGTGATCCTGATCATGACCACGAATGCGGGCGCGGCGGATCTCGCCAAGCAGGCGTTCGGCTTCACCCGCTCGAAGCGGGAAGGCGACGACCACGAGGCGATCAACCGGCAGTTCGCGCCGGAATTCCGCAACCGTCTCGATGCGATCGTGTCGTTCGCGCACCTGTCGGTCGACGTGATCGGCATGGTGGTCGAGAAGTTCGTGCTGCAGCTCGAGGCCCAGCTGGCCGACCGCGAGGTCACGATCGAGCTGTCGGAGCCGGCCAAGGCCTGGCTGATCAGCCACGGCTATGACGAGCAGATGGGCGCGCGTCCGATGGGCCGCGTGATCCAGGAGCACATCAAGAAGCCGCTGGCCGACGAGGTGCTGTTCGGCAAGCTGAAGGGTGGCGGCCATGTCCGTGTCGTTCTCGTCAAGGACGAGTCCGGCGTCGACGAAAAGATCGGCTTCGAGTTCGTCGAGGGGCCGGTAATGCCGAAATCGGAAGTGCCGGCCGCGCGCAAGCGCAAGCCGAAATCCGGTGGCGGCGGTTCGAAGGGACCGGCGCCGAAGGGACCGCTGGTCAAGGCGTGA
- a CDS encoding phasin family protein has protein sequence MFKVEDFQNYGKEQFETAVNSATTVQNGLHAIATAYGDYTKKSFEDTKSYVEKLSGVKSLDKVLEVQTEYAKSAYETFVADSQKIAGLYSDLAKQAFKPLEGLAAKFTPPAAH, from the coding sequence GTGTTTAAGGTTGAAGACTTCCAGAACTACGGCAAAGAGCAGTTCGAGACCGCCGTGAACTCCGCCACGACCGTGCAGAACGGCCTCCATGCCATCGCCACCGCCTATGGCGACTACACCAAGAAGTCGTTCGAGGACACCAAGTCGTACGTCGAGAAGCTCTCCGGCGTGAAGTCGCTGGACAAGGTGCTCGAGGTTCAGACCGAGTACGCCAAGTCCGCCTACGAGACCTTCGTCGCCGATTCGCAGAAGATCGCGGGCCTGTATTCGGATCTCGCCAAGCAGGCGTTCAAGCCGCTCGAAGGCCTTGCTGCCAAGTTCACCCCGCCGGCCGCGCATTGA
- a CDS encoding TadE/TadG family type IV pilus assembly protein: MTAATLVRLCRRTVRRFAGDRRGNIAVTFAIALIPILAFVGAAVDYSRANAAKSSMQGALDSTALMLSRDLAQGTISASDIATKASAYFKALYTSSDAQNVTVTASYTASTSSTASNIQLAASGQIITQFMKIAGFPTMDFGTKATTTWGDVKMRVALALDNTGSMASSGKMTALQNAVAGSGGLIDQLSALAKTPGDVYISVVPFAKVVNVGDSNYAQNWLDWTDWQNPPTVQPNNGTYQAAIPNAKFTQSQWDMVGPGSSCPFTSGNGFSYFGCVSGPTTGSSSTSTIPKTGDANAGQICPGYDSASHSYYNGCWTTAKTATVVTYCTGSSCRCSNGGNESCTCTGTSGTSGYTCKVNTYTKTWAANARSTWTGCVADRTQPNDANAVSPATSDVTTLFPANQHMENSTQYCSSSASTKLGQIVPLSYSWSTLKSAVNAMQPTGGTNQAIGMAWAVQSLIPNGVLGAPAEDANTTYNRVIILLSDGLNTEDRWPEYGNGSSQASGNPIDARQALLCSNLKNTKDAKGNAMYTIYTIQVNTSSPADPTSTVLQNCASSPDKFYMLTSSSQIVTTFNSIGTALSKLRVAK; this comes from the coding sequence ATGACCGCTGCGACCCTCGTCCGCCTCTGCCGCCGTACCGTGCGACGCTTCGCCGGCGACCGCCGGGGCAATATCGCGGTGACCTTCGCCATCGCGCTCATCCCGATCCTGGCTTTCGTCGGTGCCGCCGTCGATTACAGCCGGGCCAATGCCGCGAAATCGTCGATGCAGGGCGCGCTCGATTCGACCGCGCTGATGCTGTCACGCGACCTCGCCCAGGGGACGATCAGCGCGTCGGACATCGCGACCAAGGCGTCGGCCTATTTCAAGGCGCTTTACACGAGTTCTGATGCACAGAACGTCACCGTGACCGCCAGCTATACCGCCTCGACCAGTTCCACGGCGTCCAACATCCAGCTCGCCGCCTCCGGCCAGATCATCACGCAATTCATGAAGATTGCGGGCTTTCCGACCATGGACTTCGGCACCAAGGCGACCACGACCTGGGGTGACGTGAAGATGCGGGTCGCGCTCGCGCTCGACAATACCGGCTCGATGGCCTCGAGCGGCAAGATGACGGCGCTGCAGAACGCGGTCGCCGGCAGCGGCGGCCTGATCGATCAGCTCAGCGCGCTGGCGAAAACCCCAGGCGACGTCTACATCTCGGTCGTTCCGTTCGCCAAGGTCGTCAACGTCGGCGACAGCAACTACGCCCAGAACTGGCTCGATTGGACCGACTGGCAGAACCCGCCCACGGTTCAGCCCAACAACGGCACCTACCAGGCCGCAATCCCGAACGCGAAGTTCACCCAATCGCAATGGGACATGGTCGGCCCGGGATCATCGTGCCCGTTCACATCGGGCAACGGCTTCTCCTATTTCGGATGCGTCAGCGGTCCGACCACCGGCAGTTCGAGCACGTCGACGATCCCGAAGACCGGCGACGCCAATGCCGGCCAGATCTGCCCGGGCTATGATTCAGCCTCGCACAGCTATTACAATGGCTGCTGGACGACCGCCAAGACCGCGACCGTGGTCACCTACTGCACCGGCTCGAGTTGCAGGTGCAGCAACGGCGGAAATGAAAGCTGCACCTGCACGGGCACGTCCGGCACCAGCGGTTACACCTGCAAGGTGAACACCTACACCAAGACCTGGGCCGCCAACGCCAGGAGCACATGGACGGGCTGCGTCGCCGACCGTACCCAGCCCAATGACGCGAATGCCGTGTCGCCCGCGACCTCCGACGTGACGACGTTGTTCCCGGCCAACCAGCACATGGAGAACAGCACCCAGTACTGCAGCAGCAGCGCCTCGACCAAGCTCGGGCAGATCGTTCCGCTCAGCTACAGTTGGAGCACGCTGAAGAGCGCGGTCAACGCCATGCAGCCGACCGGCGGCACCAATCAGGCCATCGGCATGGCCTGGGCGGTACAGTCGCTGATCCCGAACGGCGTGCTGGGCGCGCCGGCGGAGGACGCCAACACCACCTACAACCGCGTCATCATCCTGCTGTCGGATGGCCTCAACACGGAGGACCGCTGGCCGGAATACGGCAACGGCTCGTCACAGGCCTCGGGCAATCCGATCGATGCCCGCCAGGCCCTGCTCTGCTCGAACCTGAAGAACACCAAGGATGCCAAGGGCAACGCGATGTACACGATCTACACGATCCAGGTGAACACGAGCTCGCCTGCCGATCCGACCTCGACCGTGCTGCAGAACTGCGCCAGCAGTCCGGACAAGTTCTACATGCTGACGAGTTCGAGCCAGATCGTGACCACCTTCAATTCGATCGGCACGGCGTTGTCGAAGTTGCGCGTCGCCAAATAG
- the clpS gene encoding ATP-dependent Clp protease adapter ClpS, which produces MSNNDNKSGGTGGPVTSVITKVKPKTKRPNLYRVLILNDDYTPMEFVVHVLEKFFNKDVEAATKIMLHVHHHGIGECGVFTYEIAETKVTQVMDFARKHQHPLQCVMEKK; this is translated from the coding sequence ATGAGCAATAACGACAACAAGTCCGGTGGCACCGGTGGCCCGGTCACGTCCGTGATCACCAAGGTCAAGCCGAAGACCAAGCGACCCAATCTCTATCGCGTCCTGATCCTGAACGACGATTACACGCCGATGGAGTTCGTCGTGCACGTGCTGGAGAAGTTCTTCAACAAGGACGTCGAGGCCGCGACCAAGATCATGCTCCACGTGCACCATCACGGCATCGGGGAGTGCGGCGTTTTCACCTACGAGATCGCCGAGACCAAGGTGACCCAGGTGATGGACTTCGCCCGCAAGCACCAGCATCCTTTGCAGTGTGTGATGGAGAAGAAATAA
- a CDS encoding sulfite exporter TauE/SafE family protein, with the protein MIDWTMLALLALAAFGSGIVNALAGGGAFLTFPTLLAAGIPAIDANASSTVALCPGQFVSAFASREILNDAKAPWRRDLVRLSIISLIGGTLGAVLLLVTPSAAFSRLVPWLLLFATVVFAFGMRFTPKDGARWFGPLTIQAVQFVIAIYGGYFGGGIGILMLAALVFYGMRDIRAMNGLKVWLAALMNTTASVIFAFSGRVHWLETLTMMAAAMVGGFVGARLGRVIPPAYVRRFVIAVGCGLTVYFFIKPA; encoded by the coding sequence ATGATCGACTGGACGATGCTGGCCTTGCTCGCCCTCGCCGCCTTCGGCTCCGGGATCGTCAATGCGCTGGCCGGTGGCGGCGCGTTCCTGACGTTTCCGACGCTGCTGGCTGCCGGCATTCCGGCGATCGACGCCAATGCCTCCAGCACGGTGGCGCTATGCCCCGGCCAGTTCGTCAGCGCCTTCGCGTCGCGCGAGATCTTGAACGATGCAAAAGCGCCATGGCGCCGCGATCTCGTCAGGCTGTCGATCATCAGCCTGATCGGCGGCACGTTAGGGGCGGTGTTGCTGCTGGTGACGCCGTCGGCGGCGTTCAGCCGCCTGGTGCCCTGGCTGCTGCTGTTCGCCACCGTGGTGTTCGCGTTCGGGATGCGTTTCACGCCGAAGGACGGCGCGCGCTGGTTCGGCCCGCTGACCATCCAGGCGGTGCAGTTCGTGATCGCGATCTACGGCGGTTATTTCGGCGGCGGCATCGGCATCCTGATGCTGGCAGCCCTGGTGTTCTACGGCATGCGCGACATCCGCGCCATGAACGGATTGAAGGTCTGGCTGGCCGCGCTGATGAACACGACGGCGTCGGTGATCTTCGCGTTCTCAGGACGCGTGCACTGGCTGGAGACGCTGACGATGATGGCGGCCGCCATGGTCGGCGGCTTCGTCGGCGCGCGGCTCGGCCGGGTCATCCCGCCGGCTTACGTGCGTCGCTTCGTGATCGCGGTCGGCTGCGGCCTGACGGTCTACTTCTTCATCAAGCCGGCCTGA